Proteins encoded by one window of Mesorhizobium sp. INR15:
- a CDS encoding carbonic anhydrase — MPHLPEHLLAGYRNFMNGRYLSESGRYRDLAREGQAPETMIVACCDSRSAPEAIFDAGPGELFVLRNVGNLVPPYAPDGEFHSTSAALEFAVQSLKVKNIVVMGHGRCGGIRAALDPAAAPLSPGDFIGKWMSLIAPAAETVSSSTFMTATERQTALERISIRYSIANLRTFPCVSILEGKGRLSLHGAWFDISTGELWVMNKETGDFERPNIG, encoded by the coding sequence ATGCCCCATCTCCCGGAACACCTCCTCGCCGGCTATCGCAATTTCATGAATGGCCGCTATCTCTCCGAGAGCGGGCGCTACCGCGACCTCGCCCGCGAAGGCCAGGCGCCGGAAACGATGATTGTCGCCTGTTGTGATTCACGCTCGGCGCCCGAGGCGATCTTCGACGCCGGGCCCGGCGAACTTTTCGTGCTGCGCAATGTCGGCAATCTCGTGCCGCCCTATGCGCCTGATGGTGAGTTCCACTCGACTTCCGCCGCCCTCGAATTCGCCGTGCAGAGCCTCAAGGTCAAGAACATCGTCGTCATGGGCCATGGCCGCTGCGGCGGCATTCGTGCCGCACTCGACCCCGCCGCCGCCCCGCTGTCGCCCGGCGACTTCATCGGCAAATGGATGAGCCTGATCGCGCCGGCGGCCGAAACCGTGTCTTCCAGCACGTTCATGACCGCGACGGAGCGTCAGACCGCGCTGGAACGCATCTCGATCCGCTATTCCATCGCCAATCTCCGCACCTTTCCTTGCGTCTCGATCCTCGAGGGCAAGGGGCGGCTGTCGCTGCACGGCGCCTGGTTTGACATTTCGACCGGCGAACTCTGGGTGATGAACAAGGAAACCGGCGACTTCGAGCGGCCAAACATCGGATGA
- a CDS encoding M3 family metallopeptidase, which translates to MPSSKTVDLATHPLAAWQGPLGLPDFASIGDGDFSPVFDAALKAHEAEIEAIAGNKEAPTIENTLAALELGGEALDHVSSIFWCRAGAHTNEAIQALERDISPKMSRHFSAISMNERLFARIDDLYQRRATLKLDAETLRVLEKTWKGFVRSGAKLDAEGKKRLAKISEDLSSLGTSFGQNVLADESDWALFLDEADLAGVPDFLKSAMAEAAEMRGQSGRFAITLSRSIYEPFTTFSERRDLREIAFKAFTMRGQNGGATDNTAVVRDMLKLRAEKAKLLGYASFAALKLDDTMAKTPKAVHALLDPVWEKALEKAAADQVELQRLATEAGSNEKFAAWDWRFYQEKLRAEKFAFDEAELKPYLQLDRIIDACFDVATRLFGITFEEKKGIAAWHPDARVFVVKNADGSERGLFLADYFARPSKRSGAWMSALKSGYKLGQGSRPVIYNIMNFAKPPVGEPALLSVDEAKTLFHEFGHALHGMLTDVNWPSVAGTSVSRDFVELPSQLYEHWLTVPAVLEKHALHVKTGKPMPKALLDKMLAARTFGAGFATVEFTASALVDMAYHARPNGPEEPLRFEAETLEKLDMPDTIAMRHRTPHFGHVFAGDGYSAGYYSYMWSEVLDADAFAAFEETGDPFNPVLAERLRKNIYAAGGSKDPEELYTAFRGKMPSPEAMMAKRGLV; encoded by the coding sequence ATGCCGTCCTCAAAAACCGTTGACCTCGCGACCCATCCACTCGCCGCATGGCAAGGGCCACTGGGCCTGCCCGACTTCGCCAGCATTGGTGACGGCGACTTCTCCCCCGTCTTCGACGCCGCGTTGAAGGCCCATGAGGCGGAGATCGAGGCGATCGCCGGCAACAAGGAGGCGCCGACCATCGAGAACACGCTTGCCGCGCTCGAACTCGGCGGCGAAGCGCTGGACCACGTCTCGTCGATCTTCTGGTGCCGCGCCGGCGCTCATACCAATGAGGCGATCCAGGCGCTGGAACGCGACATCTCGCCAAAAATGTCCAGGCATTTCTCGGCCATCTCGATGAACGAGCGGCTGTTTGCCCGCATCGACGACCTCTACCAGCGCCGCGCGACACTGAAGCTCGACGCCGAGACGTTGCGCGTCCTGGAAAAGACCTGGAAGGGTTTTGTCCGCTCTGGTGCGAAACTCGACGCCGAGGGCAAGAAACGGCTGGCGAAGATCAGCGAGGACCTGTCTTCGCTCGGCACCAGTTTTGGCCAGAACGTGCTGGCCGACGAGAGCGACTGGGCGCTGTTCCTCGATGAAGCCGATCTTGCCGGCGTGCCGGACTTCCTGAAAAGCGCGATGGCCGAAGCCGCCGAAATGCGCGGCCAGAGCGGCCGCTTCGCCATCACGTTGTCGCGCTCGATCTATGAGCCGTTCACGACCTTCTCGGAACGCCGCGACCTGCGCGAGATCGCTTTCAAAGCCTTCACCATGCGTGGCCAGAATGGCGGCGCCACCGACAACACGGCTGTGGTGCGCGACATGCTGAAGCTGCGCGCCGAGAAAGCGAAGCTGCTCGGCTATGCCTCCTTCGCCGCGCTGAAACTCGACGACACCATGGCCAAGACCCCGAAGGCCGTGCACGCGCTGCTTGACCCGGTGTGGGAAAAGGCGCTGGAGAAGGCCGCCGCCGACCAGGTCGAGTTGCAGCGGCTGGCGACCGAAGCCGGCAGCAACGAAAAGTTCGCCGCCTGGGACTGGCGCTTTTACCAGGAGAAGCTGCGCGCGGAAAAATTCGCTTTCGATGAAGCGGAACTGAAGCCCTATCTGCAGCTCGACCGCATCATCGACGCCTGCTTCGATGTCGCAACGAGGCTGTTCGGCATCACTTTCGAAGAGAAGAAAGGCATTGCCGCCTGGCATCCCGACGCGCGGGTCTTCGTGGTGAAAAATGCCGATGGCAGTGAACGCGGCCTGTTTCTCGCCGACTATTTCGCGCGACCGTCCAAGCGCTCCGGCGCCTGGATGAGCGCGTTGAAATCCGGCTATAAGCTCGGTCAGGGCTCGCGGCCGGTGATCTACAACATCATGAACTTCGCCAAGCCGCCGGTGGGCGAACCCGCCTTGCTGTCGGTCGACGAAGCCAAGACCCTGTTCCACGAATTCGGCCATGCGCTGCATGGCATGCTGACCGACGTCAACTGGCCTTCGGTCGCTGGCACCTCGGTCAGCCGTGATTTCGTCGAACTGCCCTCGCAGCTCTACGAACATTGGCTGACCGTGCCGGCGGTGCTGGAAAAGCACGCGCTGCATGTGAAGACCGGCAAGCCGATGCCGAAAGCACTGCTCGACAAGATGCTGGCCGCGCGTACTTTCGGGGCTGGCTTCGCTACGGTCGAATTCACGGCCTCGGCACTGGTCGACATGGCTTATCACGCACGGCCGAATGGTCCCGAAGAGCCGCTTCGCTTCGAGGCCGAGACGCTGGAGAAGCTCGACATGCCGGACACGATCGCGATGCGCCATCGCACCCCGCATTTCGGCCATGTCTTTGCCGGCGACGGCTATTCCGCCGGCTACTATTCCTACATGTGGTCGGAAGTGCTCGATGCCGACGCTTTCGCCGCCTTCGAGGAAACCGGTGACCCCTTCAACCCTGTTCTGGCCGAGCGGCTGCGCAAGAACATCTATGCCGCCGGCGGCTCGAAGGATCCCGAAG
- a CDS encoding nuclear transport factor 2 family protein has translation MSGTARLASRPILFAVTALALSALSARADDGAIINRWYSALLVADRTELSDLLADDVRIKLDDLGIVQSKQEFIASIDEWQGAVAGAAIRHRISKAEGGVTTVIACYDFPSNDMLMQETFAVTDNRITASSQAAIAETCDGY, from the coding sequence ATGAGCGGAACGGCGCGCCTGGCGAGCCGGCCGATCCTTTTTGCCGTGACGGCACTGGCGCTGTCGGCGCTCTCCGCACGCGCTGATGATGGCGCGATCATCAACCGCTGGTACTCGGCGCTTCTGGTCGCCGACCGCACCGAACTGTCCGACCTGCTCGCCGACGATGTCCGCATCAAGCTCGACGATCTCGGCATCGTCCAGAGCAAGCAGGAATTCATTGCGTCGATCGACGAGTGGCAAGGCGCCGTCGCCGGCGCCGCGATCCGCCACCGGATCTCGAAGGCGGAGGGCGGCGTCACCACGGTCATCGCCTGCTACGACTTCCCCAGCAACGACATGCTGATGCAGGAAACATTCGCTGTCACCGACAACCGCATCACCGCCAGTTCGCAAGCGGCGATCGCCGAGACCTGCGACGGCTACTGA